A stretch of Mytilus edulis chromosome 11, xbMytEdul2.2, whole genome shotgun sequence DNA encodes these proteins:
- the LOC139494982 gene encoding uncharacterized protein: MTEMILFLILCFSFSNSFLLDTTTPSKASSHYNDITDMLAEERKYRTQLETYLGGQLQREIQEMKNETENWKSKSADIQMENIELQKRIANLERKTGSKDRLRYLETELNNSRSESETDIRKIKMRIDNAFHSFGVVQASMKANISQIQQGLNQEAVAVQACGGFNHNNKRIIFHGIKNSYGIHNLSDLVNNTGTFHCEKPGYYLVIISLSLTVNEARFSIVKNNSTVLSEVQIVPKHNYVRYMIHTGTTSALVRLNVGDTIAVRQSANVRDIYGDSTCLSIVKLK, encoded by the exons ATGACAGAAATGATTTTATTCTTGATTTTGTGCTTTtcgttttcaaattcatttttgttggATACAACAACGCCGTCAAAAGCCAGTTCCCATTACAATGATATAACAGATATGTTGGCCGAAGAAAGAAAATACCGCACTCAACTAGAGACATATTTAGGTGGTCAGCTGCAGCGAGAAATACAAGAGATGAAAAACGAAACTGAGAACTGGAAATCAAAGTCTGCAGATATCCAAATGGAAAATATAGAACTTCAGAAAAGAATAGCAAACCTGGAAAGGAAAACTGGCTCCAAAGATCGATTACGTTATCTTGAAACGGAGCTAAATAATTCTAGAAGTGAATCCGAAACGGACATACGGAAAATTAAGATGCGAATAGACAATGCGTTTCATAGTTTTGGTGTCGTACAAGCCAGTATGAAAGCAAATATATCTCAAATACAACAGGGTCTGAACCAAGAAGCTG TTGCTGTACAGGCATGTGGTGGATTCAACCATAACAATAAAAGAATTATATTCCATGGGATAAAGAACTCGTATGGCATTCACAACTTGTCAGATTTGGTGAACAATACCGGGACATTTCACTGTGAGAAGCCAGGATATTATTTGGTAATAATCTCTCTATCTCTAACAGTCAACGAAGCACGATTTAGTATTGTAAAGAACAACTCCACGGTGTTATCAGAAGTCCAAATAGTACCAAAACATAATTATGTTCGTTATATGATCCACACGGGGACGACGTCAGCTCTGGTACGACTTAACGTAGGTGATACCATTGCTGTCCGACAGTCTGCAAATGTTAGAGATATTTATGGAGATTCAACGTGTTTGTCAATTGTTAAACTGAAGTGA